Proteins encoded in a region of the Flammeovirga yaeyamensis genome:
- a CDS encoding c-type cytochrome, translating to MSIGRSVLRLRSTLAVVCGLLLASTMVFGQGDGIPTDEAAISAGAELFDGNCSSCHQIHEKGIAPALKNVYERRDVKWLTKFIKHPGKTIESGDAYAVALYEEFKPTIMPNQDLTDEEILQVLAYVKDATIKGPAKPAAEAAAASTGAEAGTPQGMVVSSNLLVGVIIGLLVLLGIVLIVLVILANVLTQYLRQQKGLEAEDEAYINEKFSLAAIFKSQVFVGLASFAFVMIVAKVTIDSLFAVGVQQGYAPEQPINFSHKLHAGYYEIDCKYCHTGVEKSKNANIPSANICMNCHNSIRQNSPEIQKIYAAIENDQPIQWVRVHNLPDLAYFNHSQHVKVGGVECQTCHGEIEKMEVVQQHSLLTMGWCIDCHRQTDVNAKGNAYYDKMVEMHDATSKEPMKVKDIGGLECAKCHY from the coding sequence ATGAGTATCGGCAGAAGTGTATTAAGGTTGCGTTCTACATTAGCAGTAGTTTGCGGGTTGCTCTTAGCAAGCACGATGGTGTTTGGGCAGGGTGATGGCATCCCTACTGATGAAGCAGCAATCTCGGCGGGGGCTGAACTTTTCGATGGGAACTGTTCGTCTTGTCACCAAATACACGAAAAAGGTATCGCACCGGCGCTTAAAAATGTATATGAGCGTCGTGATGTCAAATGGCTGACTAAATTTATCAAACATCCAGGCAAAACAATCGAGAGTGGCGATGCTTACGCGGTAGCACTTTACGAAGAGTTCAAACCTACCATTATGCCTAACCAAGATCTTACAGATGAGGAGATCTTACAGGTTTTAGCATATGTGAAAGATGCAACGATAAAAGGTCCAGCTAAACCAGCAGCTGAAGCAGCGGCGGCATCCACAGGTGCAGAGGCGGGAACGCCTCAAGGTATGGTAGTTTCTTCTAACCTACTTGTAGGGGTGATTATTGGACTACTTGTTTTATTGGGTATTGTTTTGATTGTTTTAGTCATTCTTGCTAATGTACTAACTCAATACCTTAGACAACAAAAAGGACTTGAAGCTGAAGATGAAGCGTACATTAATGAGAAATTCAGCCTAGCTGCAATTTTCAAAAGCCAAGTATTTGTTGGTTTAGCCTCTTTTGCGTTTGTGATGATTGTTGCTAAAGTAACAATCGATTCTTTATTCGCAGTTGGTGTTCAGCAAGGTTACGCTCCAGAACAGCCAATCAATTTCTCACACAAACTTCACGCAGGTTACTACGAGATTGATTGTAAGTACTGTCACACAGGTGTAGAAAAATCGAAGAATGCCAACATTCCTTCGGCGAACATCTGTATGAACTGTCACAACAGTATCCGTCAGAATTCTCCTGAAATCCAAAAAATCTATGCAGCTATTGAGAATGATCAGCCAATCCAATGGGTGAGAGTTCACAACTTGCCAGATTTAGCGTATTTCAATCACTCTCAACACGTAAAAGTGGGTGGCGTAGAATGCCAAACATGTCACGGTGAGATTGAAAAAATGGAGGTCGTTCAACAACATTCATTGTTGACAATGGGATGGTGTATTGATTGTCACCGTCAGACAGACGTAAACGCAAAAGGTAATGCGTATTATGACAAAATGGTAGAAATGCACGACGCTACTTCTAAAGAGCCGATGAAAGTAAAAGACATCGGAGGTTTAGAGTGTGCTAAATGTCACTATTAA
- a CDS encoding TAT-variant-translocated molybdopterin oxidoreductase produces MAKKEYWKGVEQLTNDPEFVKYADKEFPEHLPIKDAYGDNSEGEFKSNRRDFLKVMGFSVAAVSLAACEAPVKKAIPYLNKPENVDPGVANYYASTFFNGSDAMPVVVKTREGRPIFIEGNTFSKYSNGAVTARANASIMGLYDESRAKDPSKGGVTTTWKKADAEIVKGLNAAGKVAVVTNTVVSPSTKKVLNQFAEKYNADVVTYDQDNNSAIIEANKKQFGKAAVPSYAFGKADVVVSFNADFLGNWVAPGIFSTEFATTRKVGPNKKKMSQLFSFETMLTLTGAAADYRSPLKPSQEGVAVAALYNAIAKATGNATVKGAIKDANIARAAKALLNAKGKSLVVSGINDVNVQLLVNGINQMLQNYGNTIDLNTPLYTRQGSDVQMNAFVDALKGGQYGAVIFYNCNPVYDYARGKEIAAGIKKAKLSVSTSDRLDATAKACGFNAPDTHYLEAWNDAEYKRGYFSIAQPTINKIFNTRQAQDSFLAWANIDASYDELVKSFWKTDLFALQSSEAVAQSFWVRSLHNGIFETKNVGGYKSVFDQGADAVNYFAEFDAASAGAAVAAKYKTTADWEFVAYPSSVLGYGALANNPYIQETPDPITKVTWGNYVAIAPDAARELGVHKEFETEKEVLKVTTKAGEFELPVIMQPGLAKGVIAVPLGYGQDDLGKIAKEAAGFNAMSLLSAKGLTSYVITSGVSVVATGTKEHVAQTQTHETIMSRHSIIQETTLAQYVKNPAAARHEVMISTYQGKEKPTDISAWDINSDGYQKDEHKVTESKPGAALLWNSVTGIKADVHEYPGHHWGLAIDLNSCDGCSACVTACHIENNVPIVGKQEVINRREMHWLRLDRYYSQRPEEEFTEEENASMTDYAKMERSARNPEVVFQPMMCQHCNNAPCETVCPVAATSHSSEGLNQMTYNRCIGTKYCANNCPYKVRRFNWFKYHNNNEFDYHMNNDLGKMVLNPDVTVRSRGVMEKCSMCVQRTQAGKLNAKREGRELVDSDVSTACASACASGAIKFGDLNNPESEVRQLLEGELKERAYNVLDEINTRPNVYYLAKVRNKEEAHS; encoded by the coding sequence ATGGCAAAGAAAGAATATTGGAAGGGCGTTGAGCAATTAACCAATGACCCTGAATTCGTAAAATATGCTGATAAAGAATTCCCAGAGCATCTACCAATTAAAGATGCTTATGGTGATAACTCAGAAGGGGAATTCAAAAGCAACAGACGTGACTTCTTGAAAGTGATGGGCTTCTCTGTAGCGGCAGTTTCTTTAGCTGCTTGTGAAGCACCAGTCAAGAAGGCTATTCCTTACCTAAACAAACCTGAGAACGTTGATCCGGGTGTAGCAAACTATTACGCTTCTACATTCTTCAATGGTTCAGATGCAATGCCAGTAGTAGTGAAGACTAGAGAAGGTAGACCTATCTTTATTGAGGGTAACACATTCTCTAAATATTCAAACGGTGCTGTTACAGCTCGTGCGAATGCTTCAATCATGGGATTGTATGACGAGTCTAGAGCAAAAGATCCTTCAAAAGGTGGTGTAACAACTACTTGGAAGAAGGCAGATGCTGAGATCGTTAAAGGATTAAATGCAGCAGGTAAAGTAGCCGTAGTTACGAATACCGTTGTTTCACCATCAACGAAGAAAGTCCTTAACCAATTTGCAGAAAAATATAATGCTGATGTAGTTACTTACGATCAGGATAACAACTCTGCAATTATCGAGGCAAACAAAAAGCAATTTGGAAAAGCAGCAGTTCCTTCTTACGCATTTGGTAAAGCAGATGTTGTAGTAAGTTTCAATGCTGACTTCCTTGGTAACTGGGTAGCTCCTGGTATCTTCTCTACAGAATTTGCTACTACTAGAAAAGTAGGACCAAATAAGAAGAAGATGTCTCAATTGTTCTCTTTCGAGACAATGTTGACACTTACTGGTGCGGCGGCTGATTACCGTTCTCCTCTAAAACCTTCTCAAGAAGGTGTAGCAGTAGCTGCTTTATATAACGCAATTGCAAAAGCAACTGGAAATGCAACTGTAAAAGGTGCTATTAAGGATGCTAACATTGCTAGAGCTGCTAAAGCTTTATTAAACGCCAAAGGTAAATCATTGGTAGTATCAGGAATCAACGATGTGAATGTTCAATTGTTGGTGAATGGTATCAACCAAATGCTTCAAAACTATGGCAACACTATCGATTTAAACACTCCTTTATATACTCGTCAAGGTTCAGATGTACAGATGAACGCTTTTGTTGATGCCTTAAAAGGTGGTCAATATGGTGCGGTGATCTTCTATAACTGTAACCCAGTTTACGATTACGCTAGAGGTAAAGAAATCGCAGCAGGTATCAAGAAAGCAAAACTTTCTGTATCGACAAGTGATCGTCTTGATGCTACTGCAAAAGCATGTGGTTTCAACGCTCCTGATACACATTATTTGGAAGCTTGGAACGATGCTGAATACAAAAGAGGATACTTCAGTATTGCTCAACCAACAATCAACAAGATTTTCAATACTCGTCAAGCACAAGATTCATTCTTAGCATGGGCTAATATCGATGCTTCTTATGATGAGTTGGTGAAGTCATTCTGGAAAACAGATCTTTTCGCTCTTCAGTCTTCTGAAGCAGTAGCTCAGTCTTTCTGGGTAAGATCTCTTCATAATGGTATCTTCGAAACGAAAAACGTTGGTGGTTATAAGTCAGTATTTGATCAAGGTGCAGACGCTGTTAACTATTTCGCTGAATTTGATGCAGCATCAGCAGGTGCGGCAGTAGCAGCTAAATACAAGACAACTGCAGATTGGGAATTTGTTGCTTATCCATCATCAGTATTGGGATATGGTGCTTTAGCCAATAACCCATATATCCAAGAAACTCCAGATCCGATTACTAAAGTAACTTGGGGTAACTATGTAGCTATCGCTCCAGATGCTGCTAGAGAGTTGGGTGTTCATAAAGAATTCGAAACAGAGAAAGAAGTACTTAAAGTAACGACAAAGGCTGGCGAATTTGAACTTCCGGTAATCATGCAACCTGGTTTAGCGAAAGGTGTAATCGCAGTTCCTCTAGGTTATGGTCAAGATGACTTGGGTAAAATCGCTAAAGAAGCGGCAGGTTTCAATGCAATGTCATTGTTGTCTGCAAAAGGTTTGACAAGCTATGTGATTACTTCAGGTGTTTCTGTAGTAGCAACAGGTACGAAAGAACATGTTGCTCAGACGCAGACTCACGAAACAATCATGAGCCGTCATTCTATTATTCAAGAAACAACACTTGCTCAATACGTTAAGAACCCTGCAGCAGCGCGTCATGAGGTGATGATCTCTACTTACCAAGGTAAAGAGAAACCAACTGATATTTCTGCTTGGGATATTAATTCTGATGGTTATCAAAAGGATGAGCATAAAGTAACAGAATCTAAGCCAGGAGCGGCATTACTTTGGAACTCTGTAACAGGAATCAAAGCTGATGTTCACGAATATCCAGGTCACCACTGGGGCTTAGCGATCGACTTGAACTCTTGTGATGGTTGTTCTGCTTGTGTGACTGCATGTCATATCGAGAACAACGTGCCAATCGTAGGTAAGCAAGAAGTAATCAACCGTCGTGAAATGCACTGGTTGCGTTTGGATCGTTACTATAGCCAACGTCCTGAAGAGGAGTTTACTGAAGAAGAAAATGCATCAATGACGGATTATGCGAAAATGGAGCGTTCAGCACGTAACCCAGAAGTAGTATTCCAACCAATGATGTGTCAGCACTGTAACAACGCTCCTTGTGAGACTGTATGTCCAGTTGCTGCAACTTCTCACTCATCGGAAGGTTTGAACCAAATGACTTACAACAGATGTATCGGTACAAAATACTGTGCAAACAACTGTCCTTACAAAGTACGTCGTTTCAACTGGTTCAAATACCACAACAATAATGAGTTTGACTATCACATGAACAACGATCTTGGTAAGATGGTATTGAACCCAGATGTTACTGTTCGTTCTCGTGGTGTGATGGAGAAATGTTCTATGTGTGTTCAGAGAACGCAAGCAGGCAAGTTAAATGCGAAGAGAGAAGGCCGTGAATTGGTTGACTCTGATGTATCTACAGCTTGTGCGTCAGCATGTGCTTCAGGAGCAATCAAGTTTGGTGACTTGAACAACCCTGAATCTGAAGTTCGTCAACTTCTTGAAGGCGAATTGAAGGAACGTGCTTACAATGTGTTGGATGAAATCAACACTCGTCCTAACGTTTATTACTTAGCTAAAGTAAGAAACAAGGAGGAGGCACACTCATAG
- the nrfD gene encoding NrfD/PsrC family molybdoenzyme membrane anchor subunit — translation MQIVSKVREPLVTGGKTYKDITEDVCRPVEGNPSMGWFAGMGLSLVLLLAGGAFLGEMLWSGIGRWGLNKTVQWAWDITNFVWWVGIGHAGTLISAVLLLFRQKWRTSINRAAEAMTIFAVICAAIWPVVHMGRPWIGGIWALPLPNTYGSLWVNFNSPLLWDVFAISTYFSVSLVFWFIGLIPDFATIRDRAIKPIPRLIYGALSMGFNGSAKTWMHYEAVSLILAGLSTPLVLSVHTIVSMDFATSVIPGWHTTIFPPYFVAGAIFSGFAMVLTLMLVTRKLYKLEDYITMEHIEMMSLVVTITGSVVGIAYITEFVIAWYSGVEYEQYAFVNRMTGQYWWAYWSMMGCNVISPQVFYFKKLRTSIPFIFFISIVVNIGMWFERFVIIVTSLHRDFLPSSWVYFSPTIYDVMCYVFTFGLFFTLFLAFAKYFPVVNMAEVKSVLKSSDTKVYQSRRTISNEVVPEADRVPVDL, via the coding sequence ATGCAGATTGTATCGAAAGTCCGTGAACCACTGGTAACTGGTGGTAAAACATACAAGGACATAACAGAAGATGTCTGTCGACCAGTAGAAGGTAATCCATCGATGGGATGGTTTGCAGGAATGGGCCTCTCGCTTGTTCTACTTCTAGCAGGTGGAGCTTTTCTTGGAGAAATGCTTTGGTCTGGTATCGGTCGATGGGGTCTTAACAAGACAGTTCAATGGGCGTGGGATATTACCAACTTCGTATGGTGGGTAGGTATCGGTCACGCAGGTACACTAATCTCAGCGGTATTGTTGTTATTCCGTCAAAAATGGAGAACTTCAATTAACCGTGCAGCAGAAGCGATGACTATCTTTGCCGTAATCTGTGCCGCTATCTGGCCAGTAGTACACATGGGTCGTCCTTGGATTGGTGGTATTTGGGCATTGCCATTACCAAACACTTATGGTTCTCTTTGGGTGAACTTTAACTCACCTCTACTTTGGGACGTATTCGCGATCTCAACGTATTTCTCAGTATCATTAGTATTCTGGTTTATTGGTCTAATTCCTGACTTTGCAACTATCCGTGACCGTGCAATCAAACCAATTCCACGTTTGATCTACGGTGCACTTTCAATGGGCTTTAATGGTTCAGCGAAAACTTGGATGCACTATGAAGCAGTTTCATTGATTTTAGCAGGTTTATCAACACCTCTAGTACTTTCAGTACACACAATTGTATCAATGGACTTTGCAACATCAGTAATTCCAGGATGGCATACGACAATCTTCCCTCCATACTTCGTTGCAGGTGCGATCTTCTCAGGATTCGCCATGGTATTAACGTTGATGTTGGTAACTCGTAAGCTTTATAAATTAGAAGACTACATTACTATGGAGCACATCGAAATGATGTCACTAGTAGTTACAATTACTGGTTCTGTAGTAGGTATCGCATATATCACTGAATTCGTGATCGCTTGGTACTCAGGTGTAGAATACGAGCAATACGCTTTCGTTAACCGTATGACTGGCCAATACTGGTGGGCATACTGGTCGATGATGGGTTGTAACGTAATCTCTCCTCAAGTATTCTACTTCAAAAAACTAAGAACAAGCATTCCATTTATTTTCTTCATCTCAATTGTAGTAAACATTGGTATGTGGTTCGAGCGTTTTGTAATTATCGTTACTTCACTTCACCGTGACTTCCTTCCATCTTCGTGGGTGTATTTCTCACCAACGATTTATGATGTAATGTGTTACGTATTTACTTTCGGATTGTTCTTCACATTGTTCTTAGCATTTGCGAAGTACTTCCCTGTCGTAAACATGGCAGAAGTGAAATCAGTACTGAAAAGTTCTGATACTAAAGTGTACCAGTCTCGTCGTACCATCTCTAACGAGGTAGTTCCTGAGGCGGATAGAGTTCCAGTTGATCTATAA
- a CDS encoding DUF3341 domain-containing protein — MEKNTNYLVGVFGDEDIMIKAVKALRKKGVNIYEVFTPYPVHFLEDALGYKRSWMPKAAFGFGALGTTCAILLQSWIMGFEWPMIIGGKGFIAIPDFVPITFELTVLFSAFGMAGSFFVSQDLKPHKVPQIFDRRQSDDKHIMAIDLANNKLSEEEIKALLSESGAEEVNNKSFTEKEKKGNFFDYVADLFTNGVTDSARELKG; from the coding sequence ATGGAAAAAAACACAAATTATTTAGTAGGCGTATTCGGTGATGAGGATATTATGATTAAAGCGGTTAAAGCTTTAAGAAAGAAAGGTGTAAATATCTATGAGGTATTTACTCCGTATCCAGTTCACTTCTTGGAAGATGCTTTGGGGTATAAACGCTCATGGATGCCAAAAGCGGCATTTGGATTTGGTGCTCTTGGTACTACTTGTGCGATTTTACTTCAATCATGGATCATGGGCTTTGAGTGGCCAATGATTATCGGTGGTAAAGGATTTATTGCAATTCCTGACTTTGTGCCGATCACATTCGAATTAACAGTTTTATTCTCTGCTTTCGGTATGGCAGGATCGTTCTTCGTATCTCAAGATTTGAAACCTCACAAGGTTCCTCAAATTTTCGACCGCCGTCAGTCTGATGATAAGCACATTATGGCAATTGATCTTGCTAATAATAAGCTTTCAGAGGAGGAGATTAAAGCGTTACTTTCAGAGTCTGGTGCTGAGGAGGTAAACAACAAAAGCTTCACAGAAAAAGAGAAGAAAGGTAATTTCTTCGATTATGTGGCTGATTTGTTTACGAACGGTGTAACAGATTCTGCTAGAGAGTTAAAAGGATAA
- a CDS encoding c-type cytochrome yields MKAIAIGAAALAMTGCKIQGDGEFTGLEYAPQMYHTVPYEPLSQFTYDGIRGGFLEEFYYEDFINSNPYNDYYSAGKKDRVINVKEPVAGTVKRQNFTAVTKEAAAKPDQELLYYMDIPADQAEWAAENLKNPLEATPEVVAQGQHLFTAYCMPCHGEKGDGKGKVGQKYGGVANLKGKAIKNATDGHIFFVITHGKGRMWPHKSQLNPEERWAVVKYVRKLQGN; encoded by the coding sequence ATGAAAGCAATCGCAATTGGTGCAGCAGCGTTGGCAATGACGGGATGTAAAATTCAAGGTGACGGTGAATTCACGGGTCTTGAATATGCTCCTCAAATGTACCACACTGTACCTTACGAGCCGCTTTCTCAATTCACGTATGACGGCATTAGAGGTGGTTTCCTTGAAGAATTCTACTACGAGGACTTTATCAACTCTAACCCGTACAACGATTATTATTCTGCTGGTAAAAAAGACAGAGTAATTAACGTTAAGGAGCCAGTTGCAGGTACTGTGAAGCGTCAAAACTTCACTGCTGTGACGAAGGAAGCTGCTGCGAAACCAGATCAGGAATTACTATACTATATGGACATTCCTGCTGATCAAGCAGAGTGGGCTGCAGAAAACTTGAAAAACCCATTGGAGGCAACTCCAGAAGTGGTTGCTCAAGGTCAGCACTTGTTTACTGCTTACTGTATGCCATGTCACGGTGAAAAAGGTGACGGTAAAGGTAAAGTAGGTCAGAAATACGGTGGTGTTGCAAACTTGAAAGGTAAAGCTATCAAGAACGCAACAGACGGTCATATCTTCTTCGTGATCACTCACGGTAAAGGACGTATGTGGCCACACAAATCACAGTTGAACCCTGAAGAACGTTGGGCTGTGGTGAAATATGTTAGAAAACTTCAAGGTAACTAA
- a CDS encoding flagellar basal body-associated FliL family protein, translated as MAHVDVDLKNIQEQFTFGGKLKKNVLLIGGIGVVLFVLGTIFLMMGGGHDDHHAAVEHATEVASAHSGDAHGDAHGGEHHAEYHWWQRIIVDFWLNGVFFTGVALLGFFFFALQYVANSGWPVLIKRVMLNFRHFIPVGGIVLLLTFLVGSHTIFHWTHDGIADPNSSHYDAIIAGKVDFLNTPFFLFRLVLFICVWTFFGFVLNKITKAEDADMSGTTKYFRKAQRISVAFLIFFGISESVTSWDWVMSIDTHWYSTLFGWYLLAGWLVTAVAFMSLFVIILQEMGYLKAVNENHLHDLGKFLFGFSIFWSYLWFSQFLLIYYANIPEETIYFVDRLRSATYAPLFFTILITNFIFPFFVLMTRDAKRKTMMMKIVAVVVIFGHFLEYAILIIPGTLKENGGFGLTEIGSGMIFLSIFLYLYFSGLSKGGLIPQNHPMLEESVNHHT; from the coding sequence ATGGCACACGTAGATGTAGATCTAAAAAATATCCAAGAGCAGTTTACTTTCGGAGGTAAACTGAAGAAGAACGTGTTGCTCATCGGCGGTATCGGTGTGGTACTGTTCGTGTTGGGTACGATCTTCTTGATGATGGGTGGTGGTCACGATGATCATCACGCAGCTGTAGAGCATGCAACTGAAGTAGCTTCGGCACACTCAGGAGATGCTCACGGAGACGCTCACGGTGGAGAGCATCATGCAGAATACCACTGGTGGCAGCGTATTATTGTCGATTTCTGGTTGAACGGTGTGTTCTTCACAGGAGTGGCATTGTTAGGATTCTTCTTCTTTGCACTTCAATATGTAGCTAACTCAGGTTGGCCTGTATTGATCAAAAGAGTAATGTTGAACTTCCGTCACTTTATCCCTGTTGGTGGTATTGTATTGTTACTAACTTTCTTAGTTGGTTCTCATACGATCTTCCACTGGACACATGATGGAATTGCGGATCCTAATTCTTCACACTATGATGCAATTATTGCAGGTAAAGTAGATTTCTTGAATACTCCTTTCTTCTTATTTAGATTGGTACTATTCATTTGTGTATGGACATTCTTCGGTTTTGTATTGAACAAAATCACTAAAGCTGAAGATGCAGACATGTCAGGTACTACTAAGTATTTCAGAAAAGCTCAACGTATTTCAGTGGCTTTCTTGATCTTCTTTGGTATTTCTGAATCAGTAACTTCATGGGACTGGGTAATGTCAATCGATACGCACTGGTACTCTACTTTATTCGGATGGTATTTACTTGCAGGTTGGTTAGTAACTGCAGTGGCTTTCATGTCATTGTTTGTCATCATCCTTCAAGAAATGGGATATTTGAAAGCAGTAAATGAGAATCACCTACACGATTTAGGTAAATTCTTGTTCGGTTTCTCAATTTTCTGGTCGTACTTGTGGTTCTCTCAATTCTTATTGATTTACTACGCGAACATTCCAGAAGAAACAATCTATTTCGTAGATCGTTTGAGAAGCGCAACTTATGCTCCTTTATTCTTCACTATCTTAATTACAAACTTTATCTTCCCATTCTTTGTATTGATGACAAGAGATGCAAAACGTAAGACGATGATGATGAAAATTGTTGCTGTAGTAGTAATTTTCGGTCACTTCTTAGAGTATGCTATCCTAATCATCCCAGGTACATTGAAAGAGAACGGAGGATTTGGTTTAACAGAGATTGGTTCTGGTATGATCTTCTTATCGATCTTCTTATACTTGTACTTCTCAGGTTTAAGCAAAGGCGGTTTGATTCCTCAGAATCACCCAATGTTAGAAGAATCAGTGAATCACCACACTTAA
- a CDS encoding alpha/beta hydrolase-fold protein: MKYLLYLFLFLLSLTSCDSTSNSPEVTWKITLNQPVEKDIFITGNQQKLGNWDPSAIQLSKIDNQHYTFSSFFEVNDLVEYKFTQGDWKFQAADKDGNEWGNLEFMMPDKDTTIEISINNWTDGSKLIPKGQITGNVEYFKDFKIKGLEDRDIIVWLPPSYSSNSRQRFPVLYMHDGQNIIDPKTSSFGVDWQVDETVDQLSKANLLQEMIIVGVYCTKDRNDDYGVTEKGKIYRKAFATDIKKLIDTNYRTLPEKEHTLVAGSSMGGLVSFMIAWEHPDVYAGAISMSPAFKYQEFDYIDLIQKDKKREVIFYIDNGGKGVDVILQPGVDKMISHLKSIGYTSGKDLFLVIDKNAKHSEGDWAKRFPDAIKLFFGKKDI; encoded by the coding sequence ATGAAATACTTACTCTATCTATTCTTGTTCCTTTTAAGCTTGACATCATGTGATTCTACATCAAACTCTCCGGAGGTTACTTGGAAAATCACTTTAAACCAACCTGTTGAAAAAGATATTTTTATTACAGGAAATCAGCAAAAATTGGGTAATTGGGATCCCTCAGCTATTCAGTTGAGCAAAATAGATAATCAACATTATACTTTCTCTTCGTTCTTTGAGGTTAACGATTTAGTAGAATATAAATTCACTCAAGGTGATTGGAAATTTCAAGCAGCTGATAAAGATGGTAACGAATGGGGTAACTTAGAATTTATGATGCCTGATAAAGATACAACCATAGAAATAAGCATCAATAACTGGACAGATGGAAGTAAATTGATACCAAAAGGACAGATTACTGGAAATGTAGAGTATTTCAAAGACTTCAAGATAAAAGGTTTAGAGGATAGAGATATCATTGTCTGGCTCCCTCCTTCTTATTCATCAAATTCTAGGCAACGATTTCCTGTTTTATACATGCATGATGGTCAAAACATCATTGACCCAAAAACAAGTTCATTTGGTGTAGATTGGCAAGTGGATGAAACAGTGGATCAATTAAGTAAAGCAAACCTACTTCAAGAAATGATTATTGTTGGTGTCTATTGTACAAAAGACCGAAATGATGATTATGGAGTGACAGAGAAAGGAAAAATTTATCGTAAAGCATTTGCTACCGATATCAAGAAATTAATTGATACGAATTACAGAACATTACCAGAAAAAGAGCACACGCTTGTAGCGGGATCTTCTATGGGAGGTTTAGTAAGCTTTATGATCGCATGGGAGCATCCTGATGTTTATGCCGGAGCAATAAGTATGTCCCCTGCATTTAAGTACCAAGAATTCGATTATATTGACCTTATTCAAAAAGACAAGAAAAGAGAAGTCATCTTTTATATTGATAATGGAGGAAAAGGTGTAGATGTAATTCTTCAACCTGGAGTTGATAAAATGATATCGCATTTAAAGTCTATTGGTTACACTTCAGGTAAAGATTTATTCTTAGTGATAGATAAAAATGCCAAACATTCTGAAGGAGATTGGGCCAAGAGATTTCCTGATGCCATTAAGTTATTTTTCGGAAAAAAAGATATTTAA